One segment of Acidianus sp. HS-5 DNA contains the following:
- a CDS encoding tetratricopeptide repeat protein, translated as MEDPITKAQELINNGNGEEAIKLLEGIESPEAYYLRYLAKKSLKTKNPEKELIEGIERFPYNHYLHYELAKYLDELGDLKAALTEINKSLELLPISVDYKELKARILYEQGNFEEALILINDVLSLSPTDYDARLIKILSYYNQGLRMDALAEVNRALNYFNKDSFLHFLKGKIYLESNFYKLALSEFKIAITLDKRPEYIYYASLASFLANEYKEALSYIDEGIKLTNNAEYKALKARILWAMGSKEESRKLASEVVMVDKKLASQVSDILNMNK; from the coding sequence GTGGAAGACCCTATAACAAAAGCCCAAGAATTAATTAATAACGGTAATGGCGAAGAGGCTATAAAGCTACTCGAAGGCATTGAATCTCCTGAGGCATACTACCTAAGATATTTAGCTAAAAAGTCATTAAAGACAAAAAATCCTGAGAAAGAATTAATTGAAGGAATAGAAAGATTTCCTTACAATCACTATTTACATTATGAGTTGGCAAAGTACTTAGATGAATTAGGGGACCTAAAAGCCGCACTAACAGAAATAAACAAAAGTCTCGAGTTACTTCCAATTAGCGTAGACTATAAGGAACTTAAGGCAAGAATCTTATACGAACAAGGGAATTTTGAAGAGGCATTAATTCTAATAAATGATGTGCTTAGTTTAAGTCCCACAGATTATGATGCTAGATTAATAAAAATATTAAGCTATTATAATCAAGGTCTAAGAATGGATGCTCTAGCCGAAGTTAATAGGGCTTTAAATTATTTTAATAAGGATTCTTTCCTACATTTCCTGAAAGGAAAAATTTATTTAGAAAGTAACTTTTACAAATTAGCTTTATCAGAGTTTAAAATAGCAATAACTCTAGATAAAAGACCAGAATACATTTATTATGCATCTCTGGCCAGCTTCTTGGCTAATGAGTACAAAGAAGCTTTATCCTACATAGATGAAGGGATAAAATTAACAAACAATGCTGAATATAAAGCGTTAAAAGCTAGAATCTTGTGGGCTATGGGTAGTAAGGAAGAATCAAGAAAATTAGCCTCGGAAGTTGTAATGGTTGATAAGAAGTTGGCTTCGCAAGTTTCAGACATCCTAAATATGAATAAGTAG